One Hordeum vulgare subsp. vulgare chromosome 4H, MorexV3_pseudomolecules_assembly, whole genome shotgun sequence DNA window includes the following coding sequences:
- the LOC123448761 gene encoding ELMO domain-containing protein A isoform X1, with product MSASNLRRRLHHADVDGRKNEHVDICHVDSLDEPLLGKSSYDDGGSEVYDPRRQDLWDDDDRKKEQLHWSFLFSNLIAQWAQWLANIIVSSGSIFGRLFPFSSDNQTSNPVYLSPLQEERLDNLRRRLKIPFDGSRIEHQVHTTHLDALKQLWKLAYPSREIPPLKSESWKEMGWQGTDPSTDFRGGGYISLENLIFFARNYPASFQMLLNKVQGQRADWEYPFAVAGINISFMLIQMLDLQSTVPSSKSGVRFLELLGRDENAFDHLYCVAFRMLDAQWLVKRASYMEFNEVMKSTRTQLERELVLEDVLAVKDLPSYTMLDK from the exons ATGTCAGCGAGCAATCTTAGGCGGCGGCTCCATCATGCGGATGTTGATGGAAGGAAGAATGAACATGTTGACATATGCCATGTAGATTCCCTGGATGAACCTCTACTAGGGAAGTCTAGTTATGATGATGGCGGATCAGAA GTATATGACCCCAGAAGGCAAGACTTGTGGGATGATGATGATAGGAAAAAGGAACAATTACACTGGTCGTTTCTTTTCTCAAATTTGATTGCACAGTGGGCACAGTGGTTAG CAAATATTATTGTAAGCTCCGGGTCAATTTTTGGTAGGTTGTTTCCCTTTTCTTCGGATAACCAAACCAGCAATCCAGTATATCTTAGTCCCTTGCAG GAAGAAAGATTGGACAATTTAAGACGCAGATTGAAAATCCCTTTTGACGGTTCCCGTATTGAGCACCAAGTACATACAACCCATTTG GACGCCTTGAAACAACTGTGGAAGTTAGCTTACCCAAGTCGTGAGATTCCTCCTCTAAAATCAGAATCGTGGAAGGAGATGGGTTGGCAAGGCACTGATCCATCAACAGATTTCAG GGGTGGTGGATACATATCATTGGAGAACCTCATCTTTTTCGCTAGGAACTACCCA GCATCCTTTCAAATGCTTCTGAACAAAGTGCAAGGTCAAAGAGCAGATTGGGAGTACCCTTTTGCAGTTGCTGGTATCAACATTTCATTCATGCTGATCCAGATGTTGGATCTGCAATCAA CTGTTCCATCTTCAAAGTCAGGAGTCCGTTTCCTGGAACTACTCGGACGAGATGAAAATGCATTTGATCACCTCTATTGTGTAGCCTTTCGGATGCTTGACGCCCAGTGGCTCGTGAAACGTGCCTCATATATGGAGTTCAAT GAGGTGATGAAATCCACGAGAACTCAGTTGGAGCGTGAACTGGTTTTAGAGGATGTATTGGCGGTCAAGGACCTACCGTCTTACACAATGCTGGACAAATAA
- the LOC123448761 gene encoding ELMO domain-containing protein A isoform X2: MSASNLRRRLHHADVDGRKNEHVDICHVDSLDEPLLGKSSYDDGGSEVYDPRRQDLWDDDDRKKEQLHWSFLFSNLIAQWAQWLANIIVSSGSIFGRLFPFSSDNQTSNPVYLSPLQEERLDNLRRRLKIPFDGSRIEHQDALKQLWKLAYPSREIPPLKSESWKEMGWQGTDPSTDFRGGGYISLENLIFFARNYPASFQMLLNKVQGQRADWEYPFAVAGINISFMLIQMLDLQSTVPSSKSGVRFLELLGRDENAFDHLYCVAFRMLDAQWLVKRASYMEFNEVMKSTRTQLERELVLEDVLAVKDLPSYTMLDK; the protein is encoded by the exons ATGTCAGCGAGCAATCTTAGGCGGCGGCTCCATCATGCGGATGTTGATGGAAGGAAGAATGAACATGTTGACATATGCCATGTAGATTCCCTGGATGAACCTCTACTAGGGAAGTCTAGTTATGATGATGGCGGATCAGAA GTATATGACCCCAGAAGGCAAGACTTGTGGGATGATGATGATAGGAAAAAGGAACAATTACACTGGTCGTTTCTTTTCTCAAATTTGATTGCACAGTGGGCACAGTGGTTAG CAAATATTATTGTAAGCTCCGGGTCAATTTTTGGTAGGTTGTTTCCCTTTTCTTCGGATAACCAAACCAGCAATCCAGTATATCTTAGTCCCTTGCAG GAAGAAAGATTGGACAATTTAAGACGCAGATTGAAAATCCCTTTTGACGGTTCCCGTATTGAGCACCAA GACGCCTTGAAACAACTGTGGAAGTTAGCTTACCCAAGTCGTGAGATTCCTCCTCTAAAATCAGAATCGTGGAAGGAGATGGGTTGGCAAGGCACTGATCCATCAACAGATTTCAG GGGTGGTGGATACATATCATTGGAGAACCTCATCTTTTTCGCTAGGAACTACCCA GCATCCTTTCAAATGCTTCTGAACAAAGTGCAAGGTCAAAGAGCAGATTGGGAGTACCCTTTTGCAGTTGCTGGTATCAACATTTCATTCATGCTGATCCAGATGTTGGATCTGCAATCAA CTGTTCCATCTTCAAAGTCAGGAGTCCGTTTCCTGGAACTACTCGGACGAGATGAAAATGCATTTGATCACCTCTATTGTGTAGCCTTTCGGATGCTTGACGCCCAGTGGCTCGTGAAACGTGCCTCATATATGGAGTTCAAT GAGGTGATGAAATCCACGAGAACTCAGTTGGAGCGTGAACTGGTTTTAGAGGATGTATTGGCGGTCAAGGACCTACCGTCTTACACAATGCTGGACAAATAA